One segment of Brassica napus cultivar Da-Ae chromosome C3, Da-Ae, whole genome shotgun sequence DNA contains the following:
- the LOC125583920 gene encoding beta-amylase 5-like: protein MSELCSFPDFRRIMEDINRKEKLFLNYVPVYIVLPLFGIVAKDNKHAELETTERNLKRLKEEACIDGVMVDVWWGIVESEAPKVYNWNGYKELFKMIKRLELKIHALMSFHKSSQNRKTTSLPSWVVQVGKDNPDIYYTDRKGFRNDECLSLGVDNEPLFDDGSGTKRTATGN, encoded by the exons atGTCTGAGCTTTGTTCTTTTCCTGATTTTAGAAGAATAATGGAAGACATTAATCGCAAGGAAAAGCTTTTTCTCAACTACGTTCCTGTCTACATTGTGCTTCCTCTT TTTGGAATAGTGGCTAAAGATAACAAACATGCAGAATTAGAAACTACAGAAAGGAACTTGAAGCGTCTCAAGGAGGAGGCTTGCATAGATGGTGTGATGGTCGATGTGTGGTGGGGGATCGTCGAATCCGAAGCCCCCAAGGTATATAATTGGAATGGTTACAAAGAGCTGTTCAAGATGATCAAGCGTTTGGAACTCAAAATCCATGCCCTTATGTCTTTCCACAAGAGCAGCCAAAACAGAAAAACCACCTCTCTGCCGAGCTGGGTAGTCCAAGTTGGCAAAGACAATCCCGATATCTATTACACCGACCGCAAAGGCTTTCGAAATGACGAGTGCCTCAGCCTTGGGGTCGATAATGAACCTCTCTTTGATGATGGAAGTGGTACAAAACGTACTGCCACAGGTAACTAA
- the LOC111212498 gene encoding uncharacterized protein LOC111212498, which translates to MAHECPFSDHLSKPLNDFRRDSPQLFRCFVCNEESKEYSESYYCSTCKKESHIGCYKFQPQIKQHPYHPSHPLTLVITPNSNSLIPNSWPDEEVISPPNENLGGCKCCRRQLQDKYYHCSICKFSITATCAIYPPPLTIVPKKSHEHMAFTLFPRRISLPCDACGVLLDKGSDHVYTCLSSCNYIAHRKCIKELPCVIKITRHSHRLQHTPSLFSPNVDTSGFACGVCHKPVDVNYGQYSCIKGCHYAVHSKCATRKDVWDGKELKGVREEQEKDGVVELFQRIDDETILHCNHEHYLKYSGENNDVCDGNKYCQACLLLIVDSDSLNSCMKCNFILHEACALLPRKIAHPLHKHPLTLLPFPTNLYLIQFKVFVEGMFKCSGCHQRGCGFMYQCTEKGCRFQLDVRCASLPESFIHGSHGHPLFLSLTKGKCMRCDTNQCSPFYLECVECTLFLGLKCGMLPSVAYYKFDKHPLTLCYGEKGTRSGQYWCELCESKLHSSEWFYTCDICGVTLHVTCLLGKEVYMKPNHTININDEKVNIVRNNGNPRPFCGKCNGRCVDTLVLFKEDLRKYCCTLPCMQKLMDREKQEKKHKGEEKTMDQNRP; encoded by the coding sequence ATGGCACACGAATGTCCCTTCTCTGATCATCTCTCTAAGCCTCTCAATGATTTCCGCCGAGATTCTCCACAACTCTTTCGCTGCTTCGTATGCAATGAAGAATCCAAGGAATATTCAGAATCCTACTATTGTTCTACTTGCAAGAAAGAATCTCACATTGGTTGTTACAAGTTTCAACCTCAGATTAAACAACACCCTTATCATCCCTCCCACCCTCTCACCCTCGTCATCACTCCTAATTCCAATTCCTTGATACCTAATTCATGGccagatgaagaagttatctctcCCCCTAATGAGAATCTTGGAGGGTGCAAATGTTGTCGGAGACAACTTCAAGACAAGTACTATCATTGTTCTATTTGCAAGTTCAGTATAACTGCCACTTGTGCGATATATCCACCACCTCTTACTATCGTCCCGAAGAAGAGCCATGAGCATATGGCCTTCACTCTCTTTCCTAGACGTATCTCATTGCCTTGTGATGCTTGTGGTGTTTTACTCGACAAAGGTAGTGATCATGTCTATACTTGTCTTTCAAGCTGCAACTACATAGCCCATAGAAAATGTATCAAGGAGCTACCATGTGTCATTAAGATCACCCGACACAGTCACCGTCTCCAGCACACACCCTCTCTTTTCTCTCCAAATGTTGACACTTCTGGTTTCGCTTGCGGAGTTTGCCACAAACCTGTCGATGTCAACTACGGGCAGTACTCGTGCATTAAGGGTTGCCACTATGCTGTCCATTCAAAATGTGCAACGAGGAAAGATGTGTGGGATGGGAAAGAACTCAAAGGAGTGCGCGAAGAACAAGAAAAGGATGGAGTTGTCGAGCTATTCCAGAGGATTGATGATGAGACAATTCTACATTGTAATCATGAGCACTATCTGAAGTATTCTGGAGAAAACAATGATGTATGCGATGGTAACAAGTACTGCCAAGCTTGTCTCCTTCTAATAGTAGACTCTGATAGTTTGAATAGTTGTATGAAATGCAACTTTATTCTCCACGAAGCATGTGCACTACTTCCTCGCAAGATAGCTCATCCACTGCACAAACACCCACTCACACTCCTTCCATTCCCTACTAATCTCTATTTGATCCAGTTCAAGGTTTTTGTGGAAGGCATGTTCAAGTGCAGTGGGTGTCACCAAAGAGGATGTGGATTCATGTACCAATGCACTGAAAAAGGTTGTAGGTTTCAGCTAGACGTCAGGTGCGCTTCTCTTCCAGAATCATTTATTCATGGCAGCCATGGCCACCCTCTCTTCTTAAGTTTAACAAAAGGTAAATGCATGAGGTGTGACACCAATCAATGTTCACCGTTTTACCTAGAGTGTGTTGAATGCACTTTGTTTTTGGGTCTTAAGTGTGGTATGTTGCCAAGTGTTGCATACTACAAATTTGATAAGCATCCACTCACCCTTTGCTACGGAGAAAAAGGTACAAGAAGTGGTCAATACTGGTGTGAGCTATGTGAATCAAAACTACATTCAAGTGAATGGTTCTATACATGTGACATTTGTGGAGTCACTCTTCATGTTACTTGTTTGCTGGGGAAAGAGGTGTACATGAAGCCTAACCATACTATCAATATAAATGATGAAAAGGTCAACATTGTTCGCAACAATGGTAACCCACGGCCATTTTGCGGTAAATGCAACGGTCGTTGTGTGGATACATTGGTATTATTCAAAGAGGATTTGCGTAAGTATTGTTGTACTTTGCCATGTATGCAAAAATTAATGGATCGAGAGAAACAAGAAAAGAAGCACAAAGGAGAGGAAAAGACCATGGATCAAAATCGACCATGA